The genomic interval GGCTTTTCTGATGTTCATCGGTGCTTCAGCGCTGGCAGTGATGTTCCTGATGAAACGGGTAACCGGAATCACGCATATTATTCTTATTGTTACTGCTGCTCTTTCCGCATTCATCTTCCTTCTGCCGAGGCCGCCTGTTGGCACTGGAACTGAATCCATGAAAGAAGTTTACGCATTTCTCACACTGCTCGGAATAATTGATTTAATATTCTTCCGGAGCCATGCTCCTTCGATCAGTGGAGACCCGGCCTAACAGGCTTATTGAGAAGAGCCGCCATTCTTTTTCTCATTTTCAATTCGCTGACCAGAGCGAAACCGGCTTTCTTCGCCGTTTCAACAGTATTCGAAAAATCCTCCGGCGATACATGATGTGAAGGTTCGATCACAAGTAGAGCGCCTCCTTCTTTCAGTGTGCTGAACAGCTGCTTGAAGAAAGAGCTGCTGTTCGGTACTTCGTGCACAACTGCCGAAGCCAGGACGAAGTCAGCCATACCATCAAGATCATCAGTTTTGAGAAGATCCTGCTTGCATACTCTTACTTCGATTCTGTCATTTAAGTTCTTCTTTTTAGCCTTGCTGTAGAGCTTCGAGACCATTTTCTCCTGCATATCAATACAGATGACTTTACCGCTCGGTCCGACCATCTCAGCCATTGGAAGGCTGAAGAAACCCATTGCGCAGCCTACATCGATAACAGTCATACCTTCTTTAATGTACGGCGAGAGTATTTTGAACGGGTTCTCGAACAGCTTCCTTAACGGGCTTGATAAAAGATGTCCCACCCAGACTGGACAGACATGTTGTTCCGACATTGCTCCTCCTGTACATTTGTTTCGTTTCTCGCTTTAAATCGATTGAATATAACTACAGGTGTCCGCAATCAGAGAAGCATTATGTCCTCAGGATCCTCCGGGCTTACCTTGATCCTGATTGTTGCTCCCTTTTGATATTGAGAGAGGGCTGTAAGCGGTATGACCTGCTTGTGAATAATGTCGCAGGGGGGATGAACAGGTGAATTGACATGAAGTTTGAAAGCGATTCTGGGCTGATTATTTATGTAGGTTCCGGTCTCGCTGAGTTCGAGTATGGTAGCTTCAGCGTCGAGCCAGGTCTTCTCGATTCTTTCCCTTTTTCTATTGGAAAGAACGACCCAGAGAAGGACGCCTCCGTTTGTCAGCAGGAACATTCCCGCCATTCCCCAGAAGAAGATATTCATTGGATGACCGTCATCGGTTTGTGCCTTTGGTGACACAAAGAATCCGGCTATTATGAAACCAACGATGATAACACCGAAGATCGCAAACACACTCCAGTTGATACTTCTTCTCATGACCATTTGCGGATTATAGCCTGAACTGGGGACACGCACCAGAGCGTTGTTTCCAGTATTTCCTTTTTTTACCGTTCGCCTCATCATAGATGGAATCTCTGTAACCCCATTCGCAGGATATCATTACATCGTGAATATTTCCGCTTGTATCTTTAACCGCTGATCCGGGGCAGTGAATTATCGATCCTCCTTCTTTCACGACTCTTTCAAATTCCTTCAGCTCATCCTCCAGCCTCCATCCCAGAGCATGCGATGTTATCAGAACATCCGCGAAGGAATCAGGGAAGGGGAGTTTATCCAGAAAACCGTCCATAACGTAAAGATTTGATATTCCGGATAATGCAGCCTTTTGCCTGATGAACTGCCTGAGTCTTGGAACCGGTTCCACCGCGTATACGATTTCTGCCTGTTCCGCTGCCTCAAGGGCAACCCTGCCCGTACCAGAACCGGCATCAATAACAATCCTGTTTGTCAGGGAAGTGATTGAAGCTATTTCGGAGAAATCCCATTCATGAAATTCCAGAGAATCGTAAACCTCAGGACATTTGCTGTAGACAAGGATGTCCGCGATTGTCCACAAGACAGTATCAGCGGATTCGGAAAAAACCGGTTTATCCGATTCTGCGGCGTACTCTTTTCTGATCTTATCAAGAAACGGTTCAATCTCGGGACACTTTTTCCTAAGGAAGATTTCGATCTCCGGTCGGTGTTCAAGCACACTCGCAAATTCCCGCTCGGGTATCCATCCAGGCAGGTAAGCTATCTGGAAGGGTTCGAGAAGGTAAATATCCTCGATTTCAAGAACAACTCCTCTGAAAATTTCTTTGAAAAGCTCAACGGATGCCATAATCCCCTCTTACTCCTGCGGCAAAAACAGATCTACTTCGAATTCCATACGCTCAATCCATACATCGTCACTATTTTCATCACTTCCGAGTTCGATCTCGGTAATATGCAGTATTCCTGATTCACGGCTGATTCCGTTATGAATTTCAACAGCGTTCTCATACGCTTCATCGCTTTCAGGCCAGAGCATTGCCGATAATGCCTCGAAACCTGTTTCGAAGCTTTCCGCGTCTGTTACGAACCAGAATTTTCTTGCTGCTCCTGGAGCGTTTACCGAACCATCGTTCGGCCATGTCCCATCCTCGCTCTGGAAATGCCACTCGTATATATAGAGAGCGTTTGTGCCTCTGTAGGGGGGCGTTACAACTTTAGTGTAATCGTGATTCGGCTGATCAGGGTTAATTATCCTGATAATCCATCCTACCACATCTGTCTCATAATCAAGCTGAAATTCAAGATCAGGTGTGATCTCCTGCGAAAAATCCTCGAAACGATTGACGCTTCCGCTGAAACTGAAGGCTCCTTCAGAGTACTGTCCCAACGCCGTGCTGACGCAAAGCAGCAGAGTCAATGTGATCGTCATCCATTGTAATGTGTATTTTTTCAAAAGGTATGCCCCCATTCATTCGATTAAGCTTTTCGCTAATTGTGTTTATTAGTATTACACCGGGGCAGAAATGTCAAACAGGTTATGGGGGACACACAGCAGAGCGTCATGTTTTTTGGGGACACCCATAGAGTTGGGTGTCCCCTTTTGATGTTGTATTGTAATGATGTTGTTTGTACAAATTATGATGGAGAGAAAATGAAAAAAGCATTGATAACAGGGATTACAGGTCAGGATGGCTCCTACCTTGCAGAGCTTCTTATTGATAAAGGATATGAAGTCCATGGAATAGTGAGACGGTCGAGCAGTTTCAACCGCGAACGAATAGAGCATCTCATCCAGAATCCTGATGTATACAGGAATGTACTCTTCCTTCATTACGGTGATATGACTGACTCCAGCGCCATTAATCGAATACTGGAAAAGATCGTTCCCGATGAGATCTACAATCTTGCAGCTCAAAGTCACGTTCGCATA from Candidatus Aegiribacteria sp. carries:
- a CDS encoding class I SAM-dependent methyltransferase, which codes for MSEQHVCPVWVGHLLSSPLRKLFENPFKILSPYIKEGMTVIDVGCAMGFFSLPMAEMVGPSGKVICIDMQEKMVSKLYSKAKKKNLNDRIEVRVCKQDLLKTDDLDGMADFVLASAVVHEVPNSSSFFKQLFSTLKEGGALLVIEPSHHVSPEDFSNTVETAKKAGFALVSELKMRKRMAALLNKPVRPGLH
- a CDS encoding class I SAM-dependent methyltransferase, with product MASVELFKEIFRGVVLEIEDIYLLEPFQIAYLPGWIPEREFASVLEHRPEIEIFLRKKCPEIEPFLDKIRKEYAAESDKPVFSESADTVLWTIADILVYSKCPEVYDSLEFHEWDFSEIASITSLTNRIVIDAGSGTGRVALEAAEQAEIVYAVEPVPRLRQFIRQKAALSGISNLYVMDGFLDKLPFPDSFADVLITSHALGWRLEDELKEFERVVKEGGSIIHCPGSAVKDTSGNIHDVMISCEWGYRDSIYDEANGKKRKYWKQRSGACPQFRL